A genomic segment from bacterium encodes:
- a CDS encoding AI-2E family transporter: MMAVVAAAVAFILWRLRFVLVTVALGAMLAYALMPFVERAGRLRLWGRPVPRLVAVLAVFVAAALALGLVVRLAMRPLATETRHFAQNVEQYRDQVGAALTQLQHGLRRSLPAPLVPQVERALDQAEMIALGAATGALRGTARWISKGFEVLLIPILAFYFLLDLPVLRDELLGFLPSGARRIVLLAGRRADRIVAGYVRAQLILMLIAGTAITLGLTILGVRYPLLLGIFAGLTRAIPIIGPVLGAIPIVGIAALQSPATALTVLTFFTIVQLAETKIILPKIIGHELRLHAVTILLALLVGNALFGLMGMFLAPPAAALAKALRETLAPAPDEPVPVELPEALPAAAAARRR, translated from the coding sequence ATGATGGCCGTCGTCGCCGCGGCCGTCGCATTCATCCTGTGGCGTCTGCGATTCGTCCTGGTGACGGTCGCGCTCGGCGCGATGCTGGCCTATGCATTGATGCCGTTCGTGGAGCGCGCCGGCCGGCTGCGGCTGTGGGGCCGGCCCGTGCCGCGCCTCGTTGCGGTTCTCGCGGTGTTCGTGGCGGCGGCCCTGGCGCTGGGCCTTGTCGTCCGGCTGGCGATGCGGCCGCTCGCCACCGAAACTCGGCACTTTGCGCAGAACGTCGAGCAGTACCGCGACCAGGTGGGCGCGGCGCTGACGCAGCTGCAGCATGGGCTCCGCCGGAGCCTCCCGGCGCCGCTCGTACCACAGGTGGAGCGGGCCCTCGATCAAGCGGAAATGATCGCGCTCGGCGCCGCGACGGGCGCGCTGCGCGGTACCGCGCGCTGGATCTCCAAGGGCTTCGAAGTGCTGCTGATTCCCATCCTCGCATTTTACTTTCTGCTGGACCTGCCGGTCTTGCGCGACGAGCTGCTCGGCTTTCTGCCCTCCGGCGCGCGGCGGATCGTGCTGCTCGCCGGCCGCCGGGCGGACCGCATTGTAGCCGGCTACGTTCGCGCGCAACTGATCCTGATGCTGATCGCGGGCACGGCGATCACGCTCGGCCTGACGATTCTGGGCGTGCGCTATCCGCTGCTGCTCGGCATCTTCGCCGGCCTGACGCGCGCGATTCCAATCATTGGCCCGGTGTTGGGCGCCATCCCGATCGTCGGCATCGCCGCGCTGCAGTCGCCGGCGACGGCGCTGACCGTGCTGACCTTCTTCACCATCGTGCAGCTCGCCGAGACCAAAATCATCCTGCCGAAAATCATCGGCCACGAACTGCGGCTGCACGCGGTCACCATCCTGCTTGCGCTGCTGGTCGGCAACGCGCTGTTCGGGCTGATGGGCATGTTCCTCGCGCCGCCCGCCGCGGCGCTGGCGAAGGCGCTGCGGGAGACCCTCGCGCCCGCGCCCGATGAGCCGGTGCCGGTCGAGTTGCCCGAGGCGCTCCCCGCCGCGGCCGCGGCTCGTCGACGCTAA
- the fabF gene encoding beta-ketoacyl-ACP synthase II, which yields MTDTRRQVVVTGIGAITPIGSGAGGLYEGLRRERSAIGPITRFDATPFSSRVAGEVAEFDPAAFIDARRLRRLDRYAQFAVVSARMAIDDAGLRLEDEDRDAIGCFVGSALGGAVFAEEQHAIFLNQGVRRIRPTLALSVFCGAASCNVAIEYDLRGPSSANSDSCSSGAIAIGQAFRTVRDGYADVMLAGGVEVPLAPLTFGAFDIIRAMSTHNEEPARACRPFDRTRNGFVMAEGAALLVLEERDHARRRGARIYGTVLGFGASNDAHHMTAPLPSGTQAARAMRLALAEAGIAAEDVDYVNAHASGTPLNDTTETLAIKQVLGAHAYRIPVSATKAMHGHALGATGAIEAASCFLSLLHRYVPPTLNLEDPDEGCDLDYVRGAGRTMPVRHILSNSFGFGGINAALVFGQA from the coding sequence GTGACGGATACGAGACGCCAGGTCGTCGTAACCGGCATCGGCGCGATCACGCCCATCGGATCCGGCGCCGGCGGCCTATATGAAGGGCTGCGGCGCGAACGCTCCGCGATCGGCCCGATCACGCGGTTCGACGCGACGCCGTTCAGCAGCCGCGTCGCGGGCGAAGTCGCGGAGTTCGACCCCGCCGCGTTCATCGACGCGCGCCGCCTGCGGCGTCTCGACCGGTACGCGCAGTTCGCGGTCGTGAGCGCGCGTATGGCGATCGACGACGCCGGCCTGCGGCTGGAAGACGAGGATCGCGACGCGATCGGCTGCTTCGTCGGGTCCGCGCTCGGCGGCGCGGTCTTCGCCGAAGAGCAGCACGCGATCTTCCTGAATCAGGGCGTCCGCCGGATCCGGCCGACGCTCGCGCTGTCGGTGTTCTGCGGGGCCGCTTCGTGCAACGTCGCGATCGAGTACGACCTTCGCGGGCCGTCCAGCGCGAACTCCGACAGCTGCTCGAGCGGCGCGATCGCGATCGGACAGGCGTTCCGGACGGTCCGCGACGGTTACGCGGACGTGATGCTCGCGGGGGGCGTGGAGGTGCCGCTCGCGCCGCTGACGTTCGGCGCCTTCGACATCATTCGGGCGATGTCCACGCACAACGAAGAGCCCGCGCGCGCCTGCCGGCCGTTCGACCGCACGCGCAACGGGTTCGTGATGGCCGAGGGTGCGGCGCTGCTCGTCCTCGAAGAGCGGGACCACGCGCGCCGCCGCGGCGCGCGCATCTACGGCACGGTGCTCGGCTTCGGCGCGTCGAACGACGCCCACCACATGACGGCGCCGCTCCCCTCCGGCACCCAGGCCGCCCGCGCGATGCGGCTGGCGCTCGCGGAAGCCGGAATCGCCGCGGAAGACGTCGACTACGTCAACGCGCATGCCAGCGGCACTCCGCTCAACGATACGACGGAGACACTCGCGATCAAACAGGTCCTCGGCGCGCACGCCTACCGGATACCGGTCAGCGCGACCAAGGCGATGCACGGACACGCACTCGGCGCGACCGGGGCGATCGAGGCGGCGAGCTGCTTCCTCAGCCTGCTCCATCGTTACGTTCCGCCCACGCTGAACCTGGAGGATCCGGACGAGGGCTGCGATCTCGACTACGTACGCGGCGCCGGCCGCACGATGCCGGTGCGTCACATCTTGAGCAACTCGTTCGGGTTCGGCGGGATCAACGCGGCCCTCGTGTTCGGCCAGGCCTGA
- a CDS encoding MFS transporter, which translates to MTSGTDTERSTPTRLAVLWLAGVDLRVTMLALPPLLILIHRDLGLSEAAVGALTTLPALMMAAAAVPGSLLIARAGARRAAIAGLVIVAVSAALRGVGPSVVTLFAMTLVMGAGIAVMQPAVPALVARWCPDRVGFATALYVNGLLVGETLSAALTLPLVLPVVRGNWPAALAVWSVLPLLTAGLVLGFGGRLPDAAVGPEARWWPDWGRPETWRLGLILGGVGTAYFGSNAFIPDYLRTAGRADLIGPCLAALNAGQLPASAIALVVARAITGRRAPLLVVPAAIALSLALFLAAPPSLWVPAAGVIGFCCAFGLVLSMALPPLVAEAAEVHHVSAGMFASGYAYSFLLPLLGGVAWDVTRLPAAAFLPAFAGAATTFAAALGLPRRAGPGSGEIREVAG; encoded by the coding sequence GTGACGTCCGGCACCGACACGGAGCGATCGACTCCCACCCGCCTGGCCGTGCTGTGGCTGGCCGGTGTCGACCTGCGGGTAACGATGCTGGCGCTGCCGCCGCTGCTCATCTTGATCCATCGCGACCTCGGTTTGAGCGAAGCGGCGGTCGGCGCGTTGACCACTCTGCCCGCCTTGATGATGGCCGCCGCGGCCGTGCCCGGGTCGCTGCTGATCGCACGCGCGGGGGCGCGTCGGGCGGCGATCGCGGGCCTCGTCATCGTCGCGGTTTCGGCGGCGCTGCGCGGCGTCGGCCCGTCCGTCGTGACGCTGTTCGCGATGACGCTCGTCATGGGAGCCGGCATCGCCGTGATGCAGCCCGCGGTCCCGGCGCTGGTCGCGCGGTGGTGTCCCGACCGCGTCGGCTTCGCGACCGCGCTCTACGTGAACGGCCTGCTGGTCGGGGAGACTCTGAGCGCGGCGCTCACGCTGCCGCTCGTCCTGCCGGTGGTTCGTGGAAATTGGCCGGCCGCGCTCGCGGTGTGGTCGGTGCTGCCGCTCTTGACCGCCGGGTTGGTGCTGGGGTTCGGGGGGCGACTGCCGGACGCCGCGGTCGGCCCGGAGGCACGCTGGTGGCCCGACTGGGGGCGTCCGGAGACCTGGCGGCTCGGCCTCATCCTCGGCGGCGTCGGGACCGCGTACTTCGGCAGCAACGCCTTCATCCCGGACTACCTGCGGACCGCCGGCCGCGCCGACCTCATCGGCCCGTGCCTCGCGGCGCTGAACGCCGGCCAGTTGCCGGCGTCGGCGATCGCACTGGTTGTCGCGCGCGCGATCACAGGACGCCGCGCGCCGCTCCTCGTCGTGCCGGCTGCGATTGCGTTGAGTCTCGCCCTGTTCCTGGCGGCGCCGCCCTCCCTGTGGGTGCCGGCTGCCGGGGTGATCGGCTTTTGCTGCGCCTTCGGGCTCGTGCTGTCGATGGCGCTGCCGCCGCTCGTCGCGGAAGCCGCGGAGGTGCATCACGTGTCGGCCGGTATGTTCGCCTCCGGCTACGCGTACTCGTTTCTGCTGCCGCTTCTCGGCGGCGTCGCGTGGGACGTCACGCGCCTGCCGGCGGCGGCCTTTCTGCCGGCGTTCGCCGGCGCGGCCACCACGTTCGCGGCGGCGCTCGGGCTGCCGCGCCGCGCCGGACCCGGAAGCGGCGAGATAAGGGAGGTCGCGGGATGA
- a CDS encoding Zn-dependent alcohol dehydrogenase: MRAAVFYEVGKPLVVEDVDLEPPRPGEVLVRIVATGVCHSDLHYIKGDLTMPLPVVLGHEASGVIASVGAGVESVRSGDHVVLLFAPSCGACRYCDSGRPHLCEMRYRVRGRMPDGTTRLRLRGEEINHFTCVSSWAEQAVVPESGVLRIDRDLPLSVAALLGCAVTTGVGAVVNTARVTPGASVVVIGLGGVGLNVVQGARIAGATTIIGVDLLDHRLEAARRFGATHVVNAKRDDALAAIRDLTGGGADFAFEVIGRPETVRQAVDAVARGGVAVAVGIPPAKAELAVGGTAFVMNEKQLRGCFYGSARLRDDIPRMLRLYYGRQLMLDELVTASFPLDRVNEAVDALDRGDGLRTILQVSAA; the protein is encoded by the coding sequence GTGCGCGCCGCGGTCTTCTACGAAGTCGGCAAGCCGCTCGTCGTCGAGGACGTCGATCTCGAGCCGCCGCGTCCGGGCGAAGTGCTGGTCCGGATCGTCGCGACCGGCGTCTGCCACAGCGACCTCCACTATATCAAAGGGGACCTCACGATGCCGCTGCCGGTGGTGCTCGGGCACGAGGCGTCGGGCGTCATCGCCTCCGTCGGCGCCGGGGTCGAGTCGGTGCGCTCCGGCGACCACGTGGTGCTCCTATTCGCGCCGTCGTGCGGCGCGTGTCGGTACTGCGACAGCGGCCGCCCCCATCTGTGCGAGATGCGGTATCGCGTCCGCGGCCGGATGCCCGACGGGACCACGCGGCTGCGCCTGCGGGGCGAAGAGATCAACCATTTCACCTGTGTCTCCTCGTGGGCGGAGCAGGCGGTCGTCCCCGAATCGGGGGTGCTGCGGATCGATCGCGACCTGCCGCTGTCCGTCGCGGCGCTGCTCGGCTGCGCGGTCACGACCGGCGTCGGCGCGGTGGTCAATACCGCGCGCGTGACGCCCGGCGCCAGCGTGGTGGTGATCGGGCTGGGCGGCGTCGGCCTGAACGTCGTGCAGGGCGCCCGCATCGCCGGCGCCACGACGATCATCGGTGTGGATCTGCTCGACCACCGCCTCGAAGCGGCACGGCGGTTCGGCGCCACCCACGTCGTGAACGCCAAGCGGGACGACGCGCTGGCGGCGATCCGCGATCTCACGGGCGGCGGCGCAGATTTCGCGTTCGAGGTGATCGGGCGGCCGGAGACGGTCCGTCAGGCCGTGGACGCGGTGGCCCGCGGCGGTGTGGCGGTCGCGGTCGGCATCCCGCCGGCGAAGGCGGAACTCGCCGTGGGCGGGACCGCGTTTGTGATGAACGAGAAACAGCTTCGGGGCTGCTTCTACGGTTCGGCGCGCCTGCGCGACGACATTCCACGGATGCTCCGGCTGTATTATGGGAGGCAGCTCATGCTCGATGAACTGGTGACCGCGTCGTTCCCGCTCGACCGCGTCAACGAGGCGGTGGACGCGCTCGATCGCGGCGACGGCCTGCGAACCATCCTGCAGGTGTCGGCGGCGTGA
- a CDS encoding SRPBCC family protein — translation MHTETAVRIRGSVETIFRYAAHVESWPRILPHYRAVRVVASEGDTRVVEMKARRGWIPIWWWARQRVEPAPPRIRFTHVRGVTRGMEVEWRFEPAAGGDVAVSIVHDLDLRWPLVGRAVARAIIGPLFIEPTARTTLRHIKRLVEAEGSPDTVS, via the coding sequence GTGCACACCGAGACCGCGGTGCGGATTCGGGGGTCGGTCGAGACGATTTTCCGCTACGCCGCGCACGTGGAGAGCTGGCCCCGGATTCTCCCGCACTACCGCGCCGTCCGGGTGGTCGCATCCGAGGGGGACACGCGGGTCGTCGAGATGAAGGCGCGCCGCGGTTGGATCCCGATCTGGTGGTGGGCGCGTCAGCGCGTGGAACCGGCACCGCCGCGTATCCGCTTCACGCACGTCCGCGGGGTGACCCGCGGGATGGAGGTCGAGTGGCGGTTCGAGCCGGCGGCCGGCGGCGACGTCGCGGTGTCGATCGTGCACGATCTGGATCTGCGCTGGCCGCTCGTCGGGCGCGCCGTCGCGCGGGCGATCATCGGCCCGCTGTTCATCGAACCGACCGCGAGGACCACGCTCAGGCACATCAAGCGACTGGTCGAGGCGGAGGGGTCTCCGGATACCGTTTCGTGA
- a CDS encoding phenylacetate--CoA ligase: MIWNRTAETMPRPDLEALQRRRLADLVARAHARVPFYRATLDRAGVRPEQIRSLDDLRRLPFMRKSDLRDHYPFGLFAVPLEQVVRLHASSGTTGKPTVVGYTRADLGMWAEVCARSLAASGARPGDVFHNAYGYGLFTGGLGMHYGAELLGMVVVPVSGGNTERQLLLLQDFQPRVIACTPSYMLTLAEAAAARGIDPRSLALRSAVLGAEPWTEAMRREIERALPLKAVNIYGLSEVIGPGVSNECVEAQHGSHIFEDHFLVEAVDPQTGEPVRPGEVGELVFTTLTKEALPVLRYRSGDLASLDPAPCVCGRTLVRMSLVVGRTDDMLIIRGINVFPSQVEAVVVQFPELSPHYQLVVTRERTLDALEVRVEVASGAADALGPLGGDAGGADDLRERIAGRLRGVCGIAARITLQGPGTLPRSEGGKLRRVIDERR, encoded by the coding sequence ATGATCTGGAACCGGACCGCTGAGACGATGCCCCGTCCCGATCTGGAGGCGCTGCAGCGCCGGCGCCTCGCCGATCTCGTCGCCCGCGCCCACGCGCGGGTGCCGTTCTACCGCGCAACGCTGGACCGCGCCGGCGTCCGCCCGGAGCAGATCCGGTCGCTCGACGACCTGCGTCGGCTCCCGTTCATGCGGAAGTCCGATCTGCGGGATCACTATCCGTTCGGGCTGTTCGCGGTGCCCCTCGAGCAGGTGGTGCGCCTGCACGCCTCGTCCGGCACGACGGGAAAGCCGACCGTGGTGGGCTACACGCGGGCCGACCTCGGGATGTGGGCGGAGGTCTGCGCGCGGTCGCTCGCGGCGAGCGGGGCGCGGCCGGGCGACGTGTTTCACAACGCGTACGGGTATGGCCTCTTCACCGGCGGGCTGGGCATGCACTACGGCGCCGAACTGCTGGGCATGGTCGTCGTGCCGGTGTCGGGCGGCAACACCGAGCGGCAGTTGCTGCTGCTCCAAGATTTCCAGCCGCGCGTGATCGCGTGCACCCCGTCTTACATGCTGACGCTCGCGGAGGCGGCCGCGGCGCGCGGCATCGATCCGCGGAGCCTGGCGCTGCGGTCCGCGGTGCTGGGCGCGGAGCCGTGGACGGAGGCGATGCGCCGCGAGATCGAGCGCGCGCTGCCGCTCAAGGCGGTCAACATCTACGGCCTCAGCGAAGTGATCGGCCCCGGCGTGAGCAACGAGTGCGTCGAGGCGCAGCACGGCTCGCACATTTTCGAGGACCACTTCCTCGTCGAGGCGGTGGACCCGCAGACCGGCGAGCCGGTGCGGCCCGGCGAAGTCGGAGAGCTGGTATTTACGACGCTCACGAAAGAAGCGCTGCCGGTGCTCCGCTACCGCAGCGGCGACCTCGCGTCGCTCGATCCCGCGCCGTGCGTCTGCGGGCGCACGCTCGTCCGGATGTCCCTCGTCGTCGGGCGGACCGACGACATGCTGATCATTCGCGGCATCAACGTCTTTCCGTCGCAGGTGGAAGCGGTGGTGGTCCAGTTTCCGGAGCTGTCCCCGCACTACCAGCTCGTCGTGACACGGGAGCGGACACTGGACGCGCTCGAGGTGCGGGTCGAGGTCGCATCCGGCGCCGCGGACGCGCTCGGCCCTCTCGGGGGGGACGCCGGCGGGGCGGACGACCTGAGGGAGCGGATCGCCGGACGGCTGCGGGGTGTCTGCGGCATCGCCGCGCGCATCACGCTGCAAGGGCCGGGAACCCTGCCGCGCAGCGAAGGCGGCAAGCTCCGCCGGGTCATCGACGAGCGGCGGTAA
- a CDS encoding cobalamin-binding protein: MRIATLLPSATEIVAALGLAGDIVAVTHECDYPPEVRGRPVVVRPRVDSSLGSAAIDAAVEAALRRGDSLYRLDVDALAAARPDLIVTQDLCDVCALPSLDVEAVVAGLPGPPRVLRLHPHTLEDVFGDIARVGAAAGRAPEARRLLASLRARVAEVAHAGRDAGRAAAAPRVFCMEWLDPPFCSGHWMPELVEFAGGREVVGRPGRPSFRVAWDEIAAAAPEVVVLTVCGFDIARTRAELRTIAERPAWRALPAVAAGRVYATDGGAFFSRSGPRLVDGLETMAAILRDAASPAPVPSRRGGEGPRGGVAAGLWVRVEAT, encoded by the coding sequence ATGCGCATTGCGACCCTGCTGCCGAGCGCCACGGAGATCGTCGCCGCCCTGGGCCTCGCCGGCGACATCGTGGCCGTCACCCACGAGTGCGATTACCCGCCGGAGGTCCGCGGCCGCCCGGTGGTGGTCCGGCCCCGCGTCGACTCCTCGCTCGGCAGCGCGGCGATCGACGCGGCGGTTGAAGCCGCGCTGCGCCGCGGCGACAGTTTGTATCGGCTCGACGTGGATGCGCTCGCCGCGGCGCGGCCGGATCTGATCGTGACGCAGGACCTATGCGACGTTTGCGCCCTGCCGAGCCTTGATGTCGAAGCCGTCGTGGCCGGGCTTCCCGGACCGCCGCGTGTCCTGCGGCTTCACCCGCACACGCTCGAGGATGTCTTCGGCGACATCGCGCGGGTTGGGGCCGCGGCCGGGCGCGCCCCCGAGGCCCGCCGGCTCCTTGCGTCGCTCCGGGCGCGCGTCGCCGAGGTGGCGCACGCGGGGCGCGACGCGGGACGGGCCGCCGCCGCGCCTCGTGTCTTCTGCATGGAATGGCTGGATCCGCCGTTCTGCAGCGGGCACTGGATGCCCGAACTCGTCGAGTTCGCGGGCGGCCGCGAGGTCGTCGGCCGACCCGGCCGTCCCTCGTTTCGCGTCGCGTGGGACGAGATCGCGGCGGCCGCGCCCGAGGTCGTTGTGCTGACCGTCTGCGGCTTCGACATCGCGCGGACGCGCGCGGAGTTGCGCACGATCGCAGAGCGGCCGGCGTGGCGGGCGCTGCCCGCGGTGGCCGCGGGCCGCGTGTACGCGACCGACGGCGGGGCGTTCTTCAGCCGCTCGGGCCCCCGGCTCGTGGACGGCCTGGAAACCATGGCTGCGATCCTGCGCGACGCCGCCTCGCCGGCGCCCGTGCCGTCGCGCCGGGGAGGCGAGGGCCCTCGCGGCGGGGTCGCCGCCGGGCTGTGGGTCCGGGTCGAAGCGACGTAG
- the ada gene encoding bifunctional DNA-binding transcriptional regulator/O6-methylguanine-DNA methyltransferase Ada — MLNLHDVAAQTNGARASEDHVNGMRTDRLLRDGVPAGGTQTGGRNGLGANDDRRWQAVLTRDASADGTFVFAVRSTGIYCRPSCPARRPKRDRVRFFREPRQAAEAGYRPCRRCRPDVLRERRDAVALVQHACRFIEAHLDMPLKLTSLAGALESRPQAIRHAFAQVLGITPKRYVDACRLDIVKARLRAQAAVTTALYDAGYGSSSRLYERAGERLGMTPAAYRRGGAGATIRYTTVATPLGRLMVGRTDRGICAVSLGDGDAAHAAALRTEYPAARLVRDDRALAPAVRSILGYLDGRETRLDLPVDIRATAFQARVWEALRAIPYGATRSYSEVARAIGRPAAVRAVARACAANPVPLVIPCHRVVQSDGGLGGYRLGVERKRALLEREAAAGHR, encoded by the coding sequence ATGCTGAACCTACACGACGTCGCGGCGCAGACGAACGGAGCGCGCGCGAGCGAGGATCACGTAAACGGGATGCGCACGGACAGGCTCCTTCGCGACGGCGTCCCCGCCGGTGGAACGCAAACGGGCGGCCGGAACGGCCTCGGCGCGAACGACGACCGCCGGTGGCAGGCGGTGCTCACGCGCGACGCGTCGGCCGACGGCACTTTCGTCTTCGCCGTGCGCTCGACCGGCATCTACTGCCGGCCTTCGTGTCCGGCGCGCCGGCCGAAGCGCGACCGCGTCCGGTTCTTCCGGGAGCCCAGGCAGGCGGCGGAGGCCGGCTACCGCCCGTGCCGGCGATGCCGCCCCGACGTCCTCCGCGAACGCCGCGACGCCGTCGCGCTCGTCCAGCACGCGTGCCGGTTCATCGAGGCCCACCTCGACATGCCGCTCAAACTCACGTCGCTGGCCGGCGCCCTCGAGAGCCGGCCGCAGGCGATCCGCCACGCGTTCGCCCAGGTTCTCGGCATTACGCCGAAGCGGTACGTCGACGCGTGCCGGCTCGATATCGTCAAGGCCCGGCTGCGTGCGCAGGCGGCGGTGACGACCGCCCTCTACGACGCGGGGTACGGGTCGAGCAGCCGGCTGTACGAACGCGCCGGGGAGCGGCTCGGCATGACGCCCGCGGCGTACCGCCGCGGCGGGGCCGGGGCGACGATCCGATACACGACCGTGGCCACTCCGCTCGGGCGTCTGATGGTGGGCCGCACCGACCGGGGAATCTGCGCGGTGTCGCTCGGTGACGGCGACGCGGCTCACGCCGCGGCGCTACGGACCGAATATCCGGCGGCGCGCCTCGTGCGGGATGATCGGGCGCTCGCGCCGGCGGTGCGGTCGATCCTGGGATACCTCGACGGCCGCGAGACGCGCCTCGATCTGCCCGTCGACATCCGGGCGACGGCGTTTCAGGCGCGGGTGTGGGAGGCGTTGCGCGCGATCCCGTACGGTGCGACGCGCTCGTACAGCGAGGTCGCGCGCGCCATCGGGCGACCGGCGGCCGTCCGCGCCGTCGCGCGGGCCTGCGCGGCGAACCCCGTGCCGCTCGTCATCCCGTGCCATCGCGTCGTCCAGAGCGACGGCGGCCTCGGCGGCTACCGGCTTGGGGTCGAGCGGAAGCGGGCGCTGCTCGAGCGGGAGGCCGCGGCCGGGCACCGCTGA
- a CDS encoding methyltransferase domain-containing protein — MDDPACPEALMRPNLAALGRINRLTGAVHLVCDYLDRLLPAWRRSRTLGAPLALLDVATGGADIPRAVVRWAGRRGVPVRIAAVDRHPATARLAAEASAQFPAIEVVRADARALPFRDGAFDACLCTISLHHLEPEERPALLRRLDRLGRLGFFVVDLVRSPAAHAGVWLLTRCFRNPLIRTDGPRSVGRAYSWAQYQTLTATAGIPKLTVRRVPGFRAVLERLG; from the coding sequence ATGGACGATCCGGCGTGTCCCGAGGCGCTGATGCGTCCGAATCTCGCCGCGCTCGGACGCATCAACCGGCTTACGGGCGCGGTGCATCTCGTGTGCGATTATCTCGACCGCCTGCTGCCGGCGTGGCGACGTTCCCGCACGCTCGGCGCGCCACTCGCGCTCCTCGACGTCGCGACCGGCGGCGCGGACATTCCGCGTGCCGTAGTCCGGTGGGCCGGGCGGCGCGGCGTTCCGGTGCGGATCGCCGCCGTCGACCGGCATCCGGCAACGGCGCGCCTGGCCGCGGAGGCGTCCGCCCAATTCCCGGCGATCGAGGTGGTCCGGGCCGACGCGCGCGCGCTGCCGTTCCGCGACGGCGCGTTCGACGCCTGCCTTTGCACGATCTCGCTGCACCATCTCGAGCCGGAGGAGCGGCCGGCGCTGCTGCGGCGACTCGACCGGCTCGGGCGCCTCGGTTTCTTTGTCGTCGACCTCGTTCGCTCACCCGCCGCGCACGCCGGTGTGTGGCTGCTGACGCGGTGCTTCCGCAATCCGCTCATCCGCACCGACGGTCCGCGCTCGGTCGGCCGGGCATATTCGTGGGCGCAGTACCAAACCCTGACCGCGACGGCCGGAATCCCGAAACTCACGGTGCGCCGCGTGCCGGGCTTCCGGGCGGTGCTGGAACGGCTCGGGTGA
- a CDS encoding NAD(P)/FAD-dependent oxidoreductase gives MTAPVDVAVVGGGPAGSATAALLARRGCRVLLVDRAVFPRAKPCGDYLNPGCDELFDRMGVRADVRRAAAPVRGMRLVTADGEDAPLAFPRRNGWALRRAVLDQLLLDHAGRAGATIHDATRLTAIESGRRNIRIVVERGGRQESYATRLLVGADGLRSTVARVAGMGVPVRHGRYTVGAYLGGLAPVDGGPERATPETRAWGEIHLRQDGYCGVAHLANGLANVTIAVRRDAVRAWHGDLEAGYRSWLRGCPGLRDRLHRAERVGPLITVGPLGYYRRRAARGRILLVGDAAAHLDPMTGQGVYLALRGAEMCAAAAAEALDRAGVPSPWAYTLARARAFGPVFTAARLVQVLAFRPAVVRRAAAQVTRDPDLGRRLIGVIGNTDGVGGVLHPAVLPRFLGWT, from the coding sequence GTGACGGCGCCCGTCGACGTGGCCGTCGTCGGCGGCGGGCCCGCCGGCAGTGCGACCGCGGCGCTGCTCGCGCGGCGCGGCTGCCGGGTCCTCCTCGTCGACCGCGCCGTGTTCCCGCGCGCCAAGCCGTGCGGCGACTATTTGAATCCGGGCTGCGACGAACTCTTCGACCGCATGGGCGTTCGCGCGGACGTGCGGCGGGCGGCCGCGCCGGTGCGCGGCATGCGGCTCGTGACGGCCGACGGCGAAGACGCGCCGCTCGCCTTTCCCCGGCGGAACGGCTGGGCGCTGCGCCGGGCGGTCCTCGATCAGTTGCTGCTCGATCACGCCGGGCGCGCGGGGGCGACGATCCACGACGCCACGCGCCTCACCGCGATAGAATCCGGACGCCGGAACATCCGCATCGTCGTCGAGCGCGGCGGTCGGCAAGAGTCGTACGCGACGCGGCTCCTCGTCGGCGCGGACGGCCTGCGCTCGACGGTGGCGCGAGTCGCCGGAATGGGCGTTCCGGTCCGGCACGGTCGCTACACCGTCGGAGCGTATCTCGGGGGTCTCGCGCCGGTGGATGGCGGCCCTGAGCGCGCGACCCCCGAAACGCGGGCATGGGGCGAGATTCACCTGCGGCAGGACGGGTACTGCGGCGTCGCGCATCTCGCGAACGGCCTCGCCAACGTGACGATCGCGGTCCGCCGCGATGCCGTGCGTGCTTGGCACGGCGATCTGGAGGCGGGCTACCGATCGTGGCTGCGCGGCTGCCCGGGGCTCCGCGACCGGCTTCACCGCGCCGAGCGGGTCGGTCCACTGATCACCGTCGGGCCGCTCGGATACTACCGCCGGCGCGCCGCGCGCGGCCGCATCTTACTGGTGGGCGACGCCGCGGCCCATCTCGACCCGATGACCGGCCAGGGCGTGTACCTCGCGCTCCGGGGCGCGGAGATGTGCGCGGCGGCCGCCGCCGAGGCCCTCGATCGCGCCGGCGTCCCCTCGCCCTGGGCCTACACGCTCGCGCGGGCGCGCGCGTTCGGACCCGTCTTCACCGCCGCCCGGCTCGTCCAAGTGCTCGCCTTCCGTCCGGCGGTCGTTCGCCGCGCCGCGGCGCAGGTGACGCGCGACCCAGACCTCGGACGCCGGCTCATCGGCGTGATCGGCAACACGGACGGCGTAGGCGGCGTGCTGCATCCGGCGGTGCTGCCGCGCTTCCTGGGGTGGACGTAG